The genomic window ACAGAGGAAGACCTTCCTCCACCCCCGCTCCGCCACGAGCCGGGGGAACAGGTCGAACACCCCTTCCCCTGCATAGAGCTCCGGTGTCCGGGCCACAGTGGGACGAACCGCCATTCACCCCTCCTCGCGGTACGGGATGATCACCCTCCGCCTCTCGGGATCGCTCGCCTCCCGGTAAAACACGGCCACGTGTCCGATCACGGCTACGAGGAGGGCCCCCAGTCTCTCCGCGAGCTCGCGGGCGAGGTCTTCCCGTTCATCCTTCCAGGCCACGAACCGCACCTTCACGAGTTCGTTCCTCTCGAGGGCATCGTGGAGGGCCCGGAACACACCTTCGGCCAAGCCCGCCTTTCCCACATAGACCGCCGGTTCCAGATCGTGCGCCATCCGTATGAGGGCGCTCCTCTGATAGCCTCTGAGTTCCATCATCACTTTATACTATGCAAATCGTGAGCCTTCCGCAAGGATGGGCATATCCTCAGGGCTCCGCCTTCCGGCGTGCGAGTCCGAAGATGAGGAGCAGTCCCGCGGCGGCCGCTGCGAGCACCCATCCGGGCCTGAGTGCGAGATCGTGGCGCACCACCTCGAAGAGGACGCCGCCTGCCAGGAGGAGCCCCAGCACGCCCGTGACCACGGAGACGAGACGCGCCCCGGCATCGGCGAGCCGCAGGAGGAGGACGATCCAGCAGAGGGCGAAGAGCACGTAGAAGGCATAGCGGAGCACGGTGAGCACAGAGGTGCCACCCTTGAGCAGCTCCTGGATACTCCCCATTCCGCCGGCCATCTCCCCTAAGGTGACGGCAGAGAACGAAATCCCCAAGGCGCTCACCCAGGGGAGGAAGAGCGAGATCATGAGGATCACCGCGAGCACGGCATCGAACCGTCGGAGAAAGATTCGAAGGTTCATACGTACCTCCATGGGATGGCTCCACGAGGACCTCCCCCGTGACACGAGAAAGCATAGTACAGGCGGTGACCGGAATCAATCAGGAGATCCGCGTGGGGAATCGACGACACCCTCCTCACCCGAAGAGTTCACTCCTGCCGTTCCATCTTCCCCATCCGTCTCCGGGCGCGTTCCAGGAGGCGGGCGAGGTCTCGTTCGATGAGGGGATAGGCGCCCGGCGACGACGCGAGGAGGTGCTGCAGGTGGGACACGGCGCGGCTGAACTCGCACCGGTACTTCTTGAAGGCGAACTTGGAGAGGAGCCACACCACGCGTTTGGAGAGGAGCCGGACCTCCTTCCTGTGGGAGAGTCGGGGGAGGATGGAGAGGGCCACGTAGAATTCCTCCTCCTTGTCGGTACACGCCGCGAGGGAGAGGTCGGCCCTCATGCTCTCGAGTTCCTCGAGGCTGCACCGTTCGAGACCCGGAGGGGCTCCCTGGGGGAGGTAGCCGGCTATGGTCTTCACCGGAGGGAGAGAGGGGGAGAGGTGGAGGAGGTCGCCTTCCAGTCGGAAGAGGCGGGAAAGGAGGGCGGGTCGGAAACCCCTCGAGAGGAGGGCCTCGACCTCCTTCACCGCAAGGACGTGTCTGAGGGATCGTCGCAGCTCCGGCGAGGCGGGTTTCCCCCTGGTGAGGATGCACACATACTCCACGGTGCCGGTCTTTCTGTGGATGCTCTGCCGTCCCCCGCGGTAGGCGGTGTGGTTCGCCACCTCCACCTCCACCGAGCCGTGGAGCGAGAGGATGTCGACGAGGCGTTCACAGGGGATGATCCCGTCGGTGTTGTAGCTCACCAGCAGCACAGGGGCCCGCACCTGCACGACGAGGGCCTCCATGGCCTCCTCGGCGTACCTGCGGGAACAGAAGGGAGACCAGGTGCGCTTCCAGTCAGACCTGATCCCCGCCTTGTGGACGAGCTTCCCTTCCCGGTCGCGTTCCTCGCTCACCGGAGGTCTGTCCCATAGGGCGATGGTGTTGAGCATGAAGTAGTTGCTGCCGTATTGGTGGATGGTGTACGGCGGGTCGAGGTAGCAGAGATCGGCTTCTATTCGCGAG from Spirochaeta thermophila DSM 6192 includes these protein-coding regions:
- a CDS encoding YhbY family RNA-binding protein, whose product is MMELRGYQRSALIRMAHDLEPAVYVGKAGLAEGVFRALHDALERNELVKVRFVAWKDEREDLARELAERLGALLVAVIGHVAVFYREASDPERRRVIIPYREEG
- a CDS encoding DNA adenine methylase; its protein translation is MRTSPSTFRTGIRSHPYLNRQLIAYIGNKRPLLPFLARIFHKVRARTGARTFLDPFAGTGVVSRLARTLGFEVTAGDWEFYASLVNKAYLEIDASDLPLLYRHLGGIEEVLSVLNRRGAAGYPRAPYISRYYAPRSLEDADPSSERLFYTPYNARFIDVVRETIEEWYPGWDLPDPAGKEKALLVALLLYGAAKHANTSGLFKAFHRGFGGHGRDALTRILAPIRIPHPVLLEHGPSARTFCEDAFSLVSRIEADLCYLDPPYTIHQYGSNYFMLNTIALWDRPPVSEERDREGKLVHKAGIRSDWKRTWSPFCSRRYAEEAMEALVVQVRAPVLLVSYNTDGIIPCERLVDILSLHGSVEVEVANHTAYRGGRQSIHRKTGTVEYVCILTRGKPASPELRRSLRHVLAVKEVEALLSRGFRPALLSRLFRLEGDLLHLSPSLPPVKTIAGYLPQGAPPGLERCSLEELESMRADLSLAACTDKEEEFYVALSILPRLSHRKEVRLLSKRVVWLLSKFAFKKYRCEFSRAVSHLQHLLASSPGAYPLIERDLARLLERARRRMGKMERQE